Within the Candidatus Neomarinimicrobiota bacterium genome, the region GCTATCTCTTCGACCGTTTCGATAAGATCCCTGCTGTGGGACAGCAGATCGCTACAGCCGGTCGCCAGTTCACCGTCAAAGCACTGGCTGGCAACCGCATCGCCAAGGTCCATATCAGTGCCGCGGATAGCGGGGCAGCCAAGGATGCCGATGACCACTGACGAGATTCCCAGCCGGCCTGCGCCACAGCTGGGTGACAAGTTCCTGAAATTGTTGGGAGTTCTGGACAGATTGAGGGCTGCGGACGGCTGCCCCTGGGATCGCGAGCAGACCCCGCGCAGCCTGATCCCCTATCTGCTGGAGGAGACCTACGAAGTCATTGAGAGCATTGAGGCCGAGGACAGCCCGGCGCTGAAGGAAGAGTTGGGCGATCTGCTGCTGCATGTGCTGTTTCAGGGTGCCATGGCTGAGGAAGCAGGAACCTTCACGCTCGAGGAGAGTATTGTCGCCATCACCCAGAAGCTGGTTGACCGTCACCCCCACGTCTTTGGGGCTGCCCGGGCGGACGGTCCCTGGCATGCCAAGCAGAACTGGGAGGCAGCCAAGCAGAGGCAAAAAGGACGTGCTTCCCGCCTGGATGGTGTGCCGGCTACGCTACCGGCCCTGACCCGCGCCAAGCGGCTTCAGGAAAAGGCCGCCTACGTGGGCTTCGACTGGCAGACGGTGGAGCCGGTGTGGGCGAAAGTACGAGAAGAGCTGGGTGAGCTGGAGGATGCCCGGAAGTCCGCCGACCCCCGTGCCCAGGAGGAGGAGCTGGGTGACGTGCTATTCAGCCTGGTGAACCTGGGTCGCTTTCTGAAAATCGATGCGGAAGGGGCGCTGCGGGGCGCTAGCGCGAAATTCGAGTACCGCTTTCGGCGCATCGAACGGGATCTGCTGGCTCAGGGCAAGAAGCCGGAGGACGCTTCACTGGATGAAATGAATGCGATTTGGGATCGCTACCGGGGCGAAGCTGCTCCCCGCTGAGGGGGTTGGGCCGCGCTAGAAACATGATCTGACGCCGAACT harbors:
- the mazG gene encoding nucleoside triphosphate pyrophosphohydrolase; this encodes MTTDEIPSRPAPQLGDKFLKLLGVLDRLRAADGCPWDREQTPRSLIPYLLEETYEVIESIEAEDSPALKEELGDLLLHVLFQGAMAEEAGTFTLEESIVAITQKLVDRHPHVFGAARADGPWHAKQNWEAAKQRQKGRASRLDGVPATLPALTRAKRLQEKAAYVGFDWQTVEPVWAKVREELGELEDARKSADPRAQEEELGDVLFSLVNLGRFLKIDAEGALRGASAKFEYRFRRIERDLLAQGKKPEDASLDEMNAIWDRYRGEAAPR